In Cryptosporangium minutisporangium, the sequence TCGCCGCGGCGCTGCGCGTCGCTGAGCCGGCAGGCGAACTCCAGCAGGATCAGCGGGTTCCCGCGGGAGAATCCGACCAGCGCGTCGAGGACGCCGGGCGCGACCTGCAGTCCGTGGCTGTCCAGTACCAGCCGGCACTCGCGCTCGGAGAGGCCGGTGACGTCGAGCACGGCGTGGCCGCGGGGCTCCTCGGTGAGTCGCCGGGTCGCGCCGATGAACGCGACGTGGTCGGACGCCACCCGCCGCGCCACGAAACGGAAGACGTTCACCGAGTCGGCATCGACCCACTGCAGGTCGTCGACGAGCGCCACCAGTGGACGGTCGTGACCGGCCAGCGACAGCACGTTGAGGGTTGCGACGCAGACCGCGTAGGGGTTCACCGAGGAGCCGCCCCGCACCACCTCGCCGAGCGCGAGTGCGGTCTCCAGGTTCTCCCGCTGTGCCCGGGGCAGTGCGCTGAACCGCTGGCGGAGGGGCAACAGCAGTTCGCCGAGGGCGGCGAACGGGAGGGTGGTCTCGGTTTCCACGCCGCGCACGCGATACACCTGGTAGCGCGGGACGGCTCTCTGTTCGACGTAGTCGAGCAGGGTGGTTTTGCCGACGCCGGGATCGCCGCGTACCAGCAGCGCACGGCCGGCGACCGGTAGCTCGTCGAGTAGCTCGTCGAGATACCGCCGCTCAGCGTCCCTGCCGATGAGATCGAGACCCGCTCTCGGGCGAGTCGTGGTCACCGTAGTGATCGCCACCAACTCCAGTTGCGGTCGCTCCGGGCAATAGCCGCTCAGATGTCGGCCTATGTCCAAATTAAAGCATTACCGCTGTATCGGTACACCCTGTCCAAGCCCGGGTGCTGCTGAAACGGGCGGGGCCAAACCGGTGCGGCCGCTCGGGAGCGCAAACTCTAGGGAATTCCCCAGTATCTCGGCGTCCGGTCCCGGCGTTTTCCTGATCGCGACCATCACAACGGCGACCAAGGGAACCGCAATGAGTGTTCGACGAACGATAACGGGAGTGATCGGCGCGTCCGTTCTCGTACCGCTCGCGGTGCTGTCTTTTGCTCGACCGGCTCAGGCTGCCGAGTGCACCGTGGTGCGGGTCGCCCCGCTGTTCGGCGGCAGCATCACCGTGCACGCTCCGTGCTCGGCGGTCCGAACCCGCGTCGTGACCCGCGTCGTCAACCGCTGTGCCGTCGTTTCGCGGCAGCACGTGAGCTGGTCGACGAGTGCCGGGCGGATGACCAGCGAGTCGATCAGCCGGGTGAACTGCACACGCAGGTGACGGGAGGCCCGGCCGGCGAACGTCCACCGGCCGGGCCACCGCTCGGGGAAGAGCTACTTCGTCAGGATCTTGGACAGCACCTCGTGCACGTACGTGTTGGGGTGCTTGCCGGTGAACTGGCCGGCGTACGGGCCCGCCGCGGTGACCGGCACGTCCACGCCGGTGTGGCTGGGCGTCGTCCAGTCGAGGTTGAACTTCAGAGGGCTACCCGGGATCGAGAACGGCCCGTCCTCCCGGGAGATCGCGTCGCCGGACTCGTCGCCGGTCCCGGTGTCCTCGACGGTCAACCCACCGCACTCGTGGTCGCCGGTGACGACGAGCAGCGTGTCCGGGTGTTCCGCGACGTAGGCCTTCGCCACCGCGACGGCCTTGTCCAGCTCGCCCATCGACTGCAGCATCCGCGTGCCGTTGTTGTTGTGGGAGAACTCGTCGATCGCCTCCTCCTCGATCATCAGGAAGAAGCCGTCCCGGTCCTTGGAGAGCGTCGACAACGCCTTCGACGTCATCGTGGCCAGGCTGACGACCGGGCTGTAGACGTCGCCCTTCCCCTCTTCGCGCTGCTGGAACATCTCCTGGTTGGAGAAGAGACCGAGCAGCTTGCCGTTCGGAGCCGCCTGCAGCTGCGCCGGCGTGGACACGTACCGGTAGCCGCTCTGCCGCGCCTTCGCGATCAGATCGCCCTTCGTGCTGCGGCTGCCCTCGGTCGGATCCTCCGCGGGCTTGTCCGGGTACGCGCCCGGGGTGCCTGCGGGCAGCCACCAGTCCTCGCCGCCGCCGAGGATCACGTCGGGTTTGCTGATGTCGAGGTACTGCCGGGCGATCTCGTCCTGCTGTCCCCGGTCCGGGACGTTCGAGAACCACGCCGCCGGAGAGGCGTCGGTGACCTGTGCGGTGGTGACCAGGCCGGTGGCCTTGCCTGCGCGCTTGGCCTGGAAGCCGAGTGTCGGCACCGGCTTCTTGTTGACGTCGTACCCGATCGAGCCGTTGTAGGTGCGCTGGCCGATCGTCCACGCGGTCGCACCGGCCGCCGAGTCGGTGATCGGGTTGGTCGGATCGTCGGGGCTGGTCGTCAGCTGTCCGGAGACCCGCAGGGTGTCCATGACCAGCTGTCCGCCCAAGCCCTTGAGCGCGAGGCGGGCCGCTTCCCGGTGGGCCGGGCCCATGCCGTCACCGTTGACGAAGATGACGCTGCGCGCCCGCTGCCGTTCGTTCGACGCGTCCGCGGCGATCGTGGTGGCCCCCACCGCCACGAGCACTCCTGTCGTGACCGTCGCGGCGAGCCAGCGCAGTGGTTTGGCGTCCACACGAGCCTCCCGAGTGTCGTCGTGATCTCGTAAGGCAACACCTTTTCCGCATGGTTCGCACCGAATTCTTTCCATTCCCCGAGTTGGTGGGTGACGCGCCACCGCGGTACGAGGACCGGCTCTCCGGGCCATGCTGGACCGGATGTGTCCGTCTTCCTCCCAGAGCCCGAGGAGCAACCGTTGATCATCGTCGCCGGCCAGCTGTTCGTAGACCCTGCCGACCGTGACCGATACCTGACCGCGGTGGCCGACGTCGCCCGAGTGGCTCGGCAGGCGCCCGGGTGCCACGACTTCGTCCAGGCCGCCGATCCGATCGACGTCGGGCGGATCAACGTCTACGAGCGCTGGGAGTCCGACCAGGACCTCGAGCGGTTCCGCACCTCGGGCGAGCCTGCGCCGGAGCCGCCGCCGGTGCGCGGCGCGGAGGTGCACAAGTATCGGATCAGTAGCGTCGAGGCGCCGTAACCTCCGCGGGTGGAGATAACGACTATCGACCCGCAGCCGCGCTCGTACGGGCAAGGAGCGCTGGTCACCGGCGCTGCACGGACCCTGTTCGTCAGCGGGCAGGTGCCGGAGGACTCGGCCGGTGTCGTTCCGGCCGAGTTCGACGAGCAGTGCCGGCTGGCCTGGGCCAACGTTCTCGCGGTGTTGGACGCCGCTGGCCTAGCGCTGTCCAACTTGGTCAAGGTGACCGTGTTCCTCTCCGACCGGCGGTATCGCGAAGCCAATGCGCGTATCCGCGATGAGGTGCTCGCCGGTCACAGTCCGGCGTTGACCGTGATCATCACCGGCATCTACGACGAGAAGTGGCTGCTGGAGATCGAGGCGATCGCGACGAGCTAGTACCTCGCAAATACCTCACGCGGTCGTCGCTGTCCAGACTGGGTACCTCGCCGC encodes:
- a CDS encoding RidA family protein, with translation MEITTIDPQPRSYGQGALVTGAARTLFVSGQVPEDSAGVVPAEFDEQCRLAWANVLAVLDAAGLALSNLVKVTVFLSDRRYREANARIRDEVLAGHSPALTVIITGIYDEKWLLEIEAIATS
- a CDS encoding antibiotic biosynthesis monooxygenase family protein, which translates into the protein MIIVAGQLFVDPADRDRYLTAVADVARVARQAPGCHDFVQAADPIDVGRINVYERWESDQDLERFRTSGEPAPEPPPVRGAEVHKYRISSVEAP
- a CDS encoding alkaline phosphatase, translated to MDAKPLRWLAATVTTGVLVAVGATTIAADASNERQRARSVIFVNGDGMGPAHREAARLALKGLGGQLVMDTLRVSGQLTTSPDDPTNPITDSAAGATAWTIGQRTYNGSIGYDVNKKPVPTLGFQAKRAGKATGLVTTAQVTDASPAAWFSNVPDRGQQDEIARQYLDISKPDVILGGGEDWWLPAGTPGAYPDKPAEDPTEGSRSTKGDLIAKARQSGYRYVSTPAQLQAAPNGKLLGLFSNQEMFQQREEGKGDVYSPVVSLATMTSKALSTLSKDRDGFFLMIEEEAIDEFSHNNNGTRMLQSMGELDKAVAVAKAYVAEHPDTLLVVTGDHECGGLTVEDTGTGDESGDAISREDGPFSIPGSPLKFNLDWTTPSHTGVDVPVTAAGPYAGQFTGKHPNTYVHEVLSKILTK